A genomic window from Carassius auratus strain Wakin chromosome 19, ASM336829v1, whole genome shotgun sequence includes:
- the LOC113120220 gene encoding chromodomain-helicase-DNA-binding protein 4-like, with the protein MKKEASVKFHVLLTSYELITIDTAVLGSIDWACLVVDEAHRLKNNQSKFFRVLNNYPLQHKLLLTGTPLQNNLEELFHLLNFLTPERFSYI; encoded by the exons ATGAAG AAAGAAGCCTCTGTAAAGTTCCACGTGCTGCTGACCTCCTATGAGCTGATCACTATCGACACGGCTGTTCTGGGCTCCATCGACTGGGCTTGTTTGGTTGTTGACGAGGCCCACAGACTGAAGAATAATCAGTCAAAG TTTTTCAGGGTGCTGAACAACTACCCGCTGCAGCACAAGCTGTTGCTGACTGGAACTCCTCTACAGAACAACTTAGAAGAGCTTTTCCATCTGCTCAACTTCCTCACTCCAGAGAGATTCAG TTACATATAA
- the LOC113119866 gene encoding POU domain, class 2, transcription factor 2-like isoform X1: MSKAIEDKMGTELPVDSTDSERNSPEASDQTQPMKTSPFCLSPAPSNTKVKAEETAEMTSVHAPPAQPALPHTQLMLAGSQLAGLAALLPAQQQLLLQQAQAQLLAAAVQQSNAAHAAHAAAAANQQQQTQQQQANQAAAQAQSQTKPEQAPPPLLSQPIQLTAQAFCLSLQDIQQFLQLQQLVLMPGHPLQSPAQFLLPQAQTQQGQQGLLSTSNLIPLPQQSPGSLLTSPPRLGLQAQHHLDDRLWSLQREKSVESIISSAPSSAPPMSSVSTVTPHAEEPSDLEELEQFARTFKQRRIKLGFTQGDVGMAMGKLYGNDFSQTTISRFEALNLSFKNMCKLKPLLEKWLSDAETMAIDNMLPSPSSLSSPLLGFEGLPGRRRKKRTSIETNVRIALERNFISNQKPTSEEILLMAGQLNMEKEVIRVWFCNRRQKEKRINPSSATPPLPNHPPAQTHKPPCYSPHMMSSQGLAQAATSLSTTAVSPTPSVACPLNPSGHAAMSSAPSSMTPPPLSTVSPTPRSLSSPGLNTGNTMMGVSTGMNQAFISSNPLATMQALAASGGQMPISALEGSGQMFLGGAGGPGAGLRQSLFLNRPTLLPLARSAGMGLLGTPRASPPPGASGTSPDSCSISPCSSPASFCSLGDASPPPLGGAMAE; the protein is encoded by the exons ATGTCTAAAGCCATCGAGGACAAGATGGGGACTGAGCTTCCAGTGGACAGTACAG ACTCTGAGAGGAACAGTCCAGAAGCCAGCGATCAG ACCCAGCCGATGAAAACAAGTCCTTTCTGCCTGTCTCCTGCACCCAGCAAcacaaag GTGAAAGCCGAGGAGACTGCTGAGATGACCAGTGTTCACGCTCCTCCAGCTCAGCCGGCTCTGCCACACACACAACTCATGCTGGCCGGCAGTCAGCTCGCAGGG CTGGCCGCTCTCCTCCCTGCGCAGCAGCAGCTGTTGTTGCAGCAGGCTCAAGCGCAGCTGTTAGCCGCAGCCGTGCAGCAGTCGAACGCCGCGCATGCCGCCCACGCAGCCGCGGCAGCCAATCAGCAGCAGCAGACGCAGCAGCAGCAGGCCAATCAGGCAGCAGCACAAGCCCAGTCTCAAACCAAACCTGAGCAAGCTCCGCCTCCACTTCTGTCACAGCCTATCCAGCTCACTGCCCAG gctttctgtctgtctctgcagGACATTCAGCAGTTTCTGCAGTTACAGCAGCTGGTCCTGATGCCCGGGCATCCTCTACAGTCTCCTGCTCAGTTCCTGCTTCCTCAAGCCCAGACTCAGCAGGGGCAGCAAG GTTTGCTTTCGACATCGAATTTGATTCCACTACCTCAGCAGAGCCCAGGGAGTCTCCTGACCTCCCCACCTAGACTGGGCCTTCAAGCACAG CATCATCTTGACGACAGGCTGTGGTCATTGCAGAGGGAGAAGAGCGTGGAGAGCATCATAAGCTCCGCCCCCTCCTCAGCCCCGCCCATGAGCTCTGTTTCCACGGTGACACCTCACGCCGAGGAGCCCAGCGATCTGGAGGAGCTTGAACAGTTCGCCAGAACCTTCAAACAGAGGAGAATTAAACTAGGCttcacacag GGGGACGTGGGTATGGCCATGGGTAAACTCTACGGCAATGACTTCAGTCAGACCACCATCTCACGCTTCGAGGCTCTCAACCTCAGCTTCAAGAACATGTGCAAGCTCAAACCCTTGCTGGAGAAGTGGCTGAGCGATGCAG aaaCAATGGCGATAGACAACATGCTGCCGAGCCCCAGTTCTCTGTCCTCACCTCTGCTGGGCTTCGAAGGCTTGCCTGGACGCCGCCGAAAGAAACGCACCAGCATCGAGACCAACGTCCGCATAGCCCTGGAGCGCAACTTCATCTCG AACCAGAAGCCTACCTCTGAAGAAATCCTGCTGATGGCCGGGCAGCTCAACATGGAGAAAGAGGTCATCCGAGTCTGGTTCTGCAACCGGCGGCAGAAAGAGAAGCGCATAAACCCCAGCAGCGCCACCCCTCCTCTGCCCAATCATCCTCCGGCGCAGACGCACAAACCGCCCTGCTACAGCCCGCACATg ATGTCCAGTCAGGGACTGGCTCAAGCCGCTACCAGTCTCAGCACAACAG CCGTCAGTCCCACACCTTCTGTGGCCTGCCCTCTTAACCCCAGTGGACATGCAGCGATGAGCTCCGCCCCTTCCTCCATGACTCCGCCCCCTCTCAGCACTGTCAGCCCGACTCCGCGCAGTCTCAGCAGCCCTGGCCTCAACACAGG GAACACAATGATGGGCGTAAGCACAGGAATGAACCAGGCCTTCATCAGCAGCAACCCTCTGGCCACAATGCAAG CCCTAGCTGCCAGTGGTGGCCAGATGCCCATTTCCGCTCTTGAGGGCAGCGGCCAAATGTTCCTGGGTGGAGCTGGAGGTCCAGGAGCTGGACTTCGCCAGTCCCTCTTCCTAAACCGCCCCACTTTACTGCCCCTGGCCAGGAGTGCAGGCATGGGTCTGCTGGGCACCCCCAGGGCTTCTCCGCCTCCTGGAGCCAGCGGCACAAGCCCAGACTCCTGCTCCATCTCCCCCTGCTCAAGCCCCGCCTCCTTCTGCTCATTAGGCGATGCCTCACCGCCCCCTCTGGGCGGAGCCATGGCTGAGTGA
- the LOC113119866 gene encoding POU domain, class 2, transcription factor 2-like isoform X4 has product MSKAIEDKMGTELPVDSTDSERNSPEASDQTQPMKTSPFCLSPAPSNTKVKAEETAEMTSVHAPPAQPALPHTQLMLAGSQLAGLAALLPAQQQLLLQQAQAQLLAAAVQQSNAAHAAHAAAAANQQQQTQQQQANQAAAQAQSQTKPEQAPPPLLSQPIQLTAQAFCLSLQDIQQFLQLQQLVLMPGHPLQSPAQFLLPQAQTQQGQQGLLSTSNLIPLPQQSPGSLLTSPPRLGLQAQHHLDDRLWSLQREKSVESIISSAPSSAPPMSSVSTVTPHAEEPSDLEELEQFARTFKQRRIKLGFTQGDVGMAMGKLYGNDFSQTTISRFEALNLSFKNMCKLKPLLEKWLSDAETMAIDNMLPSPSSLSSPLLGFEGLPGRRRKKRTSIETNVRIALERNFISNQKPTSEEILLMAGQLNMEKEVIRVWFCNRRQKEKRINPSSATPPLPNHPPAQTHKPPCYSPHMMSSQGLAQAATSLSTTAVSPTPSVACPLNPSGHAAMSSAPSSMTPPPLSTVSPTPRSLSSPGLNTGPSCQWWPDAHFRS; this is encoded by the exons ATGTCTAAAGCCATCGAGGACAAGATGGGGACTGAGCTTCCAGTGGACAGTACAG ACTCTGAGAGGAACAGTCCAGAAGCCAGCGATCAG ACCCAGCCGATGAAAACAAGTCCTTTCTGCCTGTCTCCTGCACCCAGCAAcacaaag GTGAAAGCCGAGGAGACTGCTGAGATGACCAGTGTTCACGCTCCTCCAGCTCAGCCGGCTCTGCCACACACACAACTCATGCTGGCCGGCAGTCAGCTCGCAGGG CTGGCCGCTCTCCTCCCTGCGCAGCAGCAGCTGTTGTTGCAGCAGGCTCAAGCGCAGCTGTTAGCCGCAGCCGTGCAGCAGTCGAACGCCGCGCATGCCGCCCACGCAGCCGCGGCAGCCAATCAGCAGCAGCAGACGCAGCAGCAGCAGGCCAATCAGGCAGCAGCACAAGCCCAGTCTCAAACCAAACCTGAGCAAGCTCCGCCTCCACTTCTGTCACAGCCTATCCAGCTCACTGCCCAG gctttctgtctgtctctgcagGACATTCAGCAGTTTCTGCAGTTACAGCAGCTGGTCCTGATGCCCGGGCATCCTCTACAGTCTCCTGCTCAGTTCCTGCTTCCTCAAGCCCAGACTCAGCAGGGGCAGCAAG GTTTGCTTTCGACATCGAATTTGATTCCACTACCTCAGCAGAGCCCAGGGAGTCTCCTGACCTCCCCACCTAGACTGGGCCTTCAAGCACAG CATCATCTTGACGACAGGCTGTGGTCATTGCAGAGGGAGAAGAGCGTGGAGAGCATCATAAGCTCCGCCCCCTCCTCAGCCCCGCCCATGAGCTCTGTTTCCACGGTGACACCTCACGCCGAGGAGCCCAGCGATCTGGAGGAGCTTGAACAGTTCGCCAGAACCTTCAAACAGAGGAGAATTAAACTAGGCttcacacag GGGGACGTGGGTATGGCCATGGGTAAACTCTACGGCAATGACTTCAGTCAGACCACCATCTCACGCTTCGAGGCTCTCAACCTCAGCTTCAAGAACATGTGCAAGCTCAAACCCTTGCTGGAGAAGTGGCTGAGCGATGCAG aaaCAATGGCGATAGACAACATGCTGCCGAGCCCCAGTTCTCTGTCCTCACCTCTGCTGGGCTTCGAAGGCTTGCCTGGACGCCGCCGAAAGAAACGCACCAGCATCGAGACCAACGTCCGCATAGCCCTGGAGCGCAACTTCATCTCG AACCAGAAGCCTACCTCTGAAGAAATCCTGCTGATGGCCGGGCAGCTCAACATGGAGAAAGAGGTCATCCGAGTCTGGTTCTGCAACCGGCGGCAGAAAGAGAAGCGCATAAACCCCAGCAGCGCCACCCCTCCTCTGCCCAATCATCCTCCGGCGCAGACGCACAAACCGCCCTGCTACAGCCCGCACATg ATGTCCAGTCAGGGACTGGCTCAAGCCGCTACCAGTCTCAGCACAACAG CCGTCAGTCCCACACCTTCTGTGGCCTGCCCTCTTAACCCCAGTGGACATGCAGCGATGAGCTCCGCCCCTTCCTCCATGACTCCGCCCCCTCTCAGCACTGTCAGCCCGACTCCGCGCAGTCTCAGCAGCCCTGGCCTCAACACAGG CCCTAGCTGCCAGTGGTGGCCAGATGCCCATTTCCGCTCTTGA
- the LOC113119866 gene encoding POU domain, class 2, transcription factor 2-like isoform X2, which produces MSKAIEDKMGTELPVDSTDSERNSPEASDQTQPMKTSPFCLSPAPSNTKVKAEETAEMTSVHAPPAQPALPHTQLMLAGSQLAGLAALLPAQQQLLLQQAQAQLLAAAVQQSNAAHAAHAAAAANQQQQTQQQQANQAAAQAQSQTKPEQAPPPLLSQPIQLTAQDIQQFLQLQQLVLMPGHPLQSPAQFLLPQAQTQQGQQGLLSTSNLIPLPQQSPGSLLTSPPRLGLQAQHHLDDRLWSLQREKSVESIISSAPSSAPPMSSVSTVTPHAEEPSDLEELEQFARTFKQRRIKLGFTQGDVGMAMGKLYGNDFSQTTISRFEALNLSFKNMCKLKPLLEKWLSDAETMAIDNMLPSPSSLSSPLLGFEGLPGRRRKKRTSIETNVRIALERNFISNQKPTSEEILLMAGQLNMEKEVIRVWFCNRRQKEKRINPSSATPPLPNHPPAQTHKPPCYSPHMMSSQGLAQAATSLSTTAVSPTPSVACPLNPSGHAAMSSAPSSMTPPPLSTVSPTPRSLSSPGLNTGNTMMGVSTGMNQAFISSNPLATMQALAASGGQMPISALEGSGQMFLGGAGGPGAGLRQSLFLNRPTLLPLARSAGMGLLGTPRASPPPGASGTSPDSCSISPCSSPASFCSLGDASPPPLGGAMAE; this is translated from the exons ATGTCTAAAGCCATCGAGGACAAGATGGGGACTGAGCTTCCAGTGGACAGTACAG ACTCTGAGAGGAACAGTCCAGAAGCCAGCGATCAG ACCCAGCCGATGAAAACAAGTCCTTTCTGCCTGTCTCCTGCACCCAGCAAcacaaag GTGAAAGCCGAGGAGACTGCTGAGATGACCAGTGTTCACGCTCCTCCAGCTCAGCCGGCTCTGCCACACACACAACTCATGCTGGCCGGCAGTCAGCTCGCAGGG CTGGCCGCTCTCCTCCCTGCGCAGCAGCAGCTGTTGTTGCAGCAGGCTCAAGCGCAGCTGTTAGCCGCAGCCGTGCAGCAGTCGAACGCCGCGCATGCCGCCCACGCAGCCGCGGCAGCCAATCAGCAGCAGCAGACGCAGCAGCAGCAGGCCAATCAGGCAGCAGCACAAGCCCAGTCTCAAACCAAACCTGAGCAAGCTCCGCCTCCACTTCTGTCACAGCCTATCCAGCTCACTGCCCAG GACATTCAGCAGTTTCTGCAGTTACAGCAGCTGGTCCTGATGCCCGGGCATCCTCTACAGTCTCCTGCTCAGTTCCTGCTTCCTCAAGCCCAGACTCAGCAGGGGCAGCAAG GTTTGCTTTCGACATCGAATTTGATTCCACTACCTCAGCAGAGCCCAGGGAGTCTCCTGACCTCCCCACCTAGACTGGGCCTTCAAGCACAG CATCATCTTGACGACAGGCTGTGGTCATTGCAGAGGGAGAAGAGCGTGGAGAGCATCATAAGCTCCGCCCCCTCCTCAGCCCCGCCCATGAGCTCTGTTTCCACGGTGACACCTCACGCCGAGGAGCCCAGCGATCTGGAGGAGCTTGAACAGTTCGCCAGAACCTTCAAACAGAGGAGAATTAAACTAGGCttcacacag GGGGACGTGGGTATGGCCATGGGTAAACTCTACGGCAATGACTTCAGTCAGACCACCATCTCACGCTTCGAGGCTCTCAACCTCAGCTTCAAGAACATGTGCAAGCTCAAACCCTTGCTGGAGAAGTGGCTGAGCGATGCAG aaaCAATGGCGATAGACAACATGCTGCCGAGCCCCAGTTCTCTGTCCTCACCTCTGCTGGGCTTCGAAGGCTTGCCTGGACGCCGCCGAAAGAAACGCACCAGCATCGAGACCAACGTCCGCATAGCCCTGGAGCGCAACTTCATCTCG AACCAGAAGCCTACCTCTGAAGAAATCCTGCTGATGGCCGGGCAGCTCAACATGGAGAAAGAGGTCATCCGAGTCTGGTTCTGCAACCGGCGGCAGAAAGAGAAGCGCATAAACCCCAGCAGCGCCACCCCTCCTCTGCCCAATCATCCTCCGGCGCAGACGCACAAACCGCCCTGCTACAGCCCGCACATg ATGTCCAGTCAGGGACTGGCTCAAGCCGCTACCAGTCTCAGCACAACAG CCGTCAGTCCCACACCTTCTGTGGCCTGCCCTCTTAACCCCAGTGGACATGCAGCGATGAGCTCCGCCCCTTCCTCCATGACTCCGCCCCCTCTCAGCACTGTCAGCCCGACTCCGCGCAGTCTCAGCAGCCCTGGCCTCAACACAGG GAACACAATGATGGGCGTAAGCACAGGAATGAACCAGGCCTTCATCAGCAGCAACCCTCTGGCCACAATGCAAG CCCTAGCTGCCAGTGGTGGCCAGATGCCCATTTCCGCTCTTGAGGGCAGCGGCCAAATGTTCCTGGGTGGAGCTGGAGGTCCAGGAGCTGGACTTCGCCAGTCCCTCTTCCTAAACCGCCCCACTTTACTGCCCCTGGCCAGGAGTGCAGGCATGGGTCTGCTGGGCACCCCCAGGGCTTCTCCGCCTCCTGGAGCCAGCGGCACAAGCCCAGACTCCTGCTCCATCTCCCCCTGCTCAAGCCCCGCCTCCTTCTGCTCATTAGGCGATGCCTCACCGCCCCCTCTGGGCGGAGCCATGGCTGAGTGA
- the LOC113119866 gene encoding POU domain, class 2, transcription factor 2-like isoform X3 encodes MSKAIEDKMGTELPVDSTDSERNSPEASDQTQPMKTSPFCLSPAPSNTKVKAEETAEMTSVHAPPAQPALPHTQLMLAGSQLAGLAALLPAQQQLLLQQAQAQLLAAAVQQSNAAHAAHAAAAANQQQQTQQQQANQAAAQAQSQTKPEQAPPPLLSQPIQLTAQAFCLSLQDIQQFLQLQQLVLMPGHPLQSPAQFLLPQAQTQQGQQGLLSTSNLIPLPQQSPGSLLTSPPRLGLQAQREKSVESIISSAPSSAPPMSSVSTVTPHAEEPSDLEELEQFARTFKQRRIKLGFTQGDVGMAMGKLYGNDFSQTTISRFEALNLSFKNMCKLKPLLEKWLSDAETMAIDNMLPSPSSLSSPLLGFEGLPGRRRKKRTSIETNVRIALERNFISNQKPTSEEILLMAGQLNMEKEVIRVWFCNRRQKEKRINPSSATPPLPNHPPAQTHKPPCYSPHMMSSQGLAQAATSLSTTAVSPTPSVACPLNPSGHAAMSSAPSSMTPPPLSTVSPTPRSLSSPGLNTGNTMMGVSTGMNQAFISSNPLATMQALAASGGQMPISALEGSGQMFLGGAGGPGAGLRQSLFLNRPTLLPLARSAGMGLLGTPRASPPPGASGTSPDSCSISPCSSPASFCSLGDASPPPLGGAMAE; translated from the exons ATGTCTAAAGCCATCGAGGACAAGATGGGGACTGAGCTTCCAGTGGACAGTACAG ACTCTGAGAGGAACAGTCCAGAAGCCAGCGATCAG ACCCAGCCGATGAAAACAAGTCCTTTCTGCCTGTCTCCTGCACCCAGCAAcacaaag GTGAAAGCCGAGGAGACTGCTGAGATGACCAGTGTTCACGCTCCTCCAGCTCAGCCGGCTCTGCCACACACACAACTCATGCTGGCCGGCAGTCAGCTCGCAGGG CTGGCCGCTCTCCTCCCTGCGCAGCAGCAGCTGTTGTTGCAGCAGGCTCAAGCGCAGCTGTTAGCCGCAGCCGTGCAGCAGTCGAACGCCGCGCATGCCGCCCACGCAGCCGCGGCAGCCAATCAGCAGCAGCAGACGCAGCAGCAGCAGGCCAATCAGGCAGCAGCACAAGCCCAGTCTCAAACCAAACCTGAGCAAGCTCCGCCTCCACTTCTGTCACAGCCTATCCAGCTCACTGCCCAG gctttctgtctgtctctgcagGACATTCAGCAGTTTCTGCAGTTACAGCAGCTGGTCCTGATGCCCGGGCATCCTCTACAGTCTCCTGCTCAGTTCCTGCTTCCTCAAGCCCAGACTCAGCAGGGGCAGCAAG GTTTGCTTTCGACATCGAATTTGATTCCACTACCTCAGCAGAGCCCAGGGAGTCTCCTGACCTCCCCACCTAGACTGGGCCTTCAAGCACAG AGGGAGAAGAGCGTGGAGAGCATCATAAGCTCCGCCCCCTCCTCAGCCCCGCCCATGAGCTCTGTTTCCACGGTGACACCTCACGCCGAGGAGCCCAGCGATCTGGAGGAGCTTGAACAGTTCGCCAGAACCTTCAAACAGAGGAGAATTAAACTAGGCttcacacag GGGGACGTGGGTATGGCCATGGGTAAACTCTACGGCAATGACTTCAGTCAGACCACCATCTCACGCTTCGAGGCTCTCAACCTCAGCTTCAAGAACATGTGCAAGCTCAAACCCTTGCTGGAGAAGTGGCTGAGCGATGCAG aaaCAATGGCGATAGACAACATGCTGCCGAGCCCCAGTTCTCTGTCCTCACCTCTGCTGGGCTTCGAAGGCTTGCCTGGACGCCGCCGAAAGAAACGCACCAGCATCGAGACCAACGTCCGCATAGCCCTGGAGCGCAACTTCATCTCG AACCAGAAGCCTACCTCTGAAGAAATCCTGCTGATGGCCGGGCAGCTCAACATGGAGAAAGAGGTCATCCGAGTCTGGTTCTGCAACCGGCGGCAGAAAGAGAAGCGCATAAACCCCAGCAGCGCCACCCCTCCTCTGCCCAATCATCCTCCGGCGCAGACGCACAAACCGCCCTGCTACAGCCCGCACATg ATGTCCAGTCAGGGACTGGCTCAAGCCGCTACCAGTCTCAGCACAACAG CCGTCAGTCCCACACCTTCTGTGGCCTGCCCTCTTAACCCCAGTGGACATGCAGCGATGAGCTCCGCCCCTTCCTCCATGACTCCGCCCCCTCTCAGCACTGTCAGCCCGACTCCGCGCAGTCTCAGCAGCCCTGGCCTCAACACAGG GAACACAATGATGGGCGTAAGCACAGGAATGAACCAGGCCTTCATCAGCAGCAACCCTCTGGCCACAATGCAAG CCCTAGCTGCCAGTGGTGGCCAGATGCCCATTTCCGCTCTTGAGGGCAGCGGCCAAATGTTCCTGGGTGGAGCTGGAGGTCCAGGAGCTGGACTTCGCCAGTCCCTCTTCCTAAACCGCCCCACTTTACTGCCCCTGGCCAGGAGTGCAGGCATGGGTCTGCTGGGCACCCCCAGGGCTTCTCCGCCTCCTGGAGCCAGCGGCACAAGCCCAGACTCCTGCTCCATCTCCCCCTGCTCAAGCCCCGCCTCCTTCTGCTCATTAGGCGATGCCTCACCGCCCCCTCTGGGCGGAGCCATGGCTGAGTGA